In one window of Ruminococcus hominis DNA:
- a CDS encoding RNA polymerase sigma factor: MSRYEFNSELKLIHKAKRGDIKAFSELYAQLYQELYKFALYTMKHSQDAEDVVSETVIAAYENIKKLKKEESFRSWIFTILMNQCKKHFKQNSETEELKDEITAEEVSQEENYDLLQAFQMLDGEERMILSCSILEGYSSEEIGHMLAMNPATVRSKKSRALEKLRKNLA; the protein is encoded by the coding sequence ATGAGTCGTTATGAGTTTAATTCTGAATTAAAGTTGATTCATAAGGCAAAGCGAGGAGATATAAAAGCATTTTCCGAGTTATATGCACAACTTTATCAGGAACTTTATAAATTTGCGTTATATACAATGAAACATAGCCAGGATGCGGAAGATGTTGTAAGTGAGACTGTTATTGCCGCATATGAGAACATAAAAAAATTGAAAAAAGAAGAGTCTTTCCGCAGCTGGATTTTTACGATATTGATGAATCAGTGTAAAAAGCATTTCAAGCAGAACAGTGAGACGGAAGAATTAAAGGATGAGATTACGGCAGAAGAGGTATCGCAGGAAGAGAATTATGATCTTTTACAAGCATTTCAGATGTTAGATGGTGAAGAGAGGATGATTTTATCTTGTTCTATTTTAGAAGGATATTCCAGCGAAGAGATAGGACATATGTTGGCTATGAATCCGGCTACAGTGCGTTCGAAAAAGTCAAGAGCATTGGAGAAGCTTCGTAAGAATCTTGCATAG
- a CDS encoding FHA domain-containing protein, with product MSVTTILIALIVVAVLLLGIIITVIVKSRKVKPADEYDDEYDDDDYNTGNDEEEDTRSRRRRQVRHSDATIPLDVQEQTKKTKKQWKIILENQETWEKYTFIFYDNIGIGRGQKTPEFEKYITITDDPRISKLHCAIIHEGDRLYLKDMDSRNGTYLNGQSLDEPVAIQKEDVIGLGKTKIEVKKILRERD from the coding sequence ATGAGTGTAACAACAATACTGATTGCATTGATCGTGGTAGCTGTACTTTTGCTTGGAATTATTATTACGGTTATTGTGAAAAGTCGTAAAGTGAAACCTGCTGATGAATATGATGACGAGTATGATGACGATGACTACAATACCGGGAACGATGAGGAAGAAGATACAAGATCCCGTCGCAGACGTCAGGTAAGACACAGTGATGCAACAATACCGCTTGATGTGCAAGAGCAAACGAAGAAAACAAAGAAACAGTGGAAGATTATTTTGGAGAATCAGGAGACTTGGGAGAAGTATACTTTCATTTTCTACGATAATATTGGAATCGGAAGAGGACAGAAGACTCCGGAATTCGAAAAATACATCACTATCACAGATGATCCGCGAATTTCAAAATTGCATTGTGCAATTATTCACGAAGGAGACAGATTATATCTGAAAGATATGGATTCACGTAATGGTACATACTTGAATGGACAGAGCCTGGACGAGCCTGTTGCAATCCAGAAGGAAGATGTGATCGGTCTTGGAAAGACGAAGATTGAAGTGAAAAAGATTTTGCGTGAACGCGACTAA
- a CDS encoding hydratase, translating to MIKLYENGVYLLNGTEIVEDNGNAQLPISKEEAAKNTMAYGILNAHNTSGNMENLQIKFDKLTSHDITFVGIIQTARASGLEKFPIPYVLTNCHNSLCAVGGTINEDDHMFGLTCAKKYGGVYVPPHQAVIHQFAREMLAGGGKMILGSDSHTRYGALGTMAMGEGGPELVKQLLNKTYDIKMPGVIGIYLDGEPMKGVGPQDVALAIIGATFKNGYVNNKVMEFVGPGVGKLSADFRIGIDVMTTETTCLSSIWKTDEKIKEFYDIHGRSGDYKELNPGACTYYDGMVYVNLSEIKPMIAMPFHPSNVYTIDEVNANLKDILHDVEQKALVSLDGAVDYSLQDKIRDGKFYVEQGIIAGCAGGGFENICAAADIIKGKNIGADAFTFSVYPASTPIYMELVKNGAIADLMEAGTIVKTAFCGPCFGAGDTPANNAFSIRHSTRNFPNREGSKLQSGQISSVALMDARSIAATAANKGFLTPATAMDVEYKGQKYHFDSSIYANRVFDSKGVADPSVEIQFGPNIKDWPAMSALPENLVLKVVSEIHDPVTTTDELIPSGETSSYRSNPLGLAEFALSRKDPAYVGRAKEVQAAQKAIEAGECPLEALEELKPVMAAIQKDYPEVGKGNVGVGSTIFAVKPGDGSAREQAASCQKVLGGWANIANEYATKRYRSNLINWGMLPFLTDADHEALPFKNGDYIFVPDVRKVVEEKQSVVKAYVVVGDELKEIELKLGEMTDAEREIILKGCLINYYRG from the coding sequence ATGATTAAGTTATATGAAAATGGTGTCTATTTATTAAATGGAACTGAAATTGTAGAAGATAATGGCAACGCACAACTTCCAATCTCAAAGGAAGAGGCAGCGAAGAATACGATGGCTTATGGCATTTTGAATGCACATAACACATCAGGAAATATGGAAAACCTGCAGATTAAGTTTGATAAACTGACATCGCATGATATCACATTTGTAGGAATCATCCAGACAGCACGAGCTTCAGGACTTGAGAAATTTCCGATTCCTTATGTATTGACAAATTGCCACAATTCATTATGTGCAGTCGGCGGAACAATCAATGAAGATGATCATATGTTTGGACTTACATGTGCGAAGAAGTACGGCGGAGTTTATGTTCCACCTCATCAGGCGGTTATCCATCAGTTTGCAAGAGAGATGCTTGCAGGCGGAGGAAAGATGATTTTGGGTTCTGACAGCCATACTCGTTATGGTGCTCTCGGAACGATGGCAATGGGAGAAGGCGGACCTGAGCTTGTAAAACAGTTATTAAATAAAACTTATGATATTAAGATGCCGGGCGTGATCGGAATTTATCTGGACGGAGAGCCGATGAAAGGTGTCGGTCCACAGGATGTGGCATTGGCGATTATCGGTGCAACATTTAAAAATGGTTATGTTAATAATAAAGTTATGGAATTCGTCGGACCGGGCGTTGGCAAATTAAGTGCTGATTTCCGTATCGGTATCGATGTTATGACAACAGAGACAACATGCTTGTCTTCAATCTGGAAAACAGATGAGAAGATTAAAGAATTCTATGATATTCATGGAAGAAGCGGTGATTATAAAGAACTGAACCCAGGAGCATGTACTTACTATGATGGCATGGTTTATGTAAACTTAAGCGAGATTAAACCAATGATCGCAATGCCATTCCATCCAAGTAATGTATATACAATTGATGAAGTCAATGCGAACTTAAAAGATATTCTTCATGATGTAGAGCAGAAAGCACTGGTAAGTTTAGACGGAGCAGTAGATTACTCGCTGCAGGATAAGATCAGAGATGGTAAATTCTATGTAGAACAGGGAATTATTGCAGGATGTGCCGGTGGTGGATTTGAAAATATTTGTGCTGCGGCAGATATTATCAAAGGTAAGAATATCGGTGCAGATGCATTTACATTTAGCGTATATCCGGCAAGTACACCAATTTATATGGAACTTGTGAAAAATGGAGCGATAGCAGATCTTATGGAAGCCGGAACAATTGTGAAGACAGCGTTCTGTGGTCCATGTTTTGGTGCCGGAGATACACCTGCTAATAATGCATTCTCTATCCGTCATTCAACAAGAAACTTCCCGAACCGTGAAGGTTCTAAACTGCAGAGCGGACAGATTTCATCAGTTGCATTGATGGATGCACGTTCTATTGCAGCAACAGCAGCGAACAAAGGATTCTTAACACCTGCAACAGCAATGGATGTAGAATATAAGGGACAGAAGTATCATTTCGATTCAAGCATTTATGCAAATCGAGTATTTGACAGCAAGGGAGTAGCAGATCCATCTGTAGAGATTCAGTTTGGACCAAACATCAAAGACTGGCCGGCAATGTCAGCATTACCGGAGAATCTTGTATTGAAGGTTGTTTCTGAGATTCATGATCCGGTTACAACAACAGATGAATTGATTCCTTCAGGAGAGACTTCATCATATCGTTCAAATCCACTTGGACTTGCAGAATTTGCATTATCAAGAAAAGATCCTGCATATGTAGGACGTGCTAAAGAAGTACAGGCAGCACAGAAAGCAATCGAAGCAGGCGAATGCCCATTAGAAGCTTTAGAAGAATTAAAGCCTGTTATGGCAGCTATCCAGAAGGATTACCCAGAAGTTGGCAAAGGCAATGTAGGTGTAGGAAGTACAATTTTCGCAGTGAAACCAGGAGATGGTTCTGCACGTGAGCAGGCAGCATCATGCCAGAAGGTACTTGGCGGATGGGCGAATATTGCAAATGAATATGCAACAAAACGTTATCGCTCGAACTTGATTAACTGGGGTATGCTTCCATTTTTAACAGATGCAGACCACGAAGCACTTCCGTTCAAGAACGGAGATTATATTTTCGTGCCGGATGTAAGAAAAGTGGTAGAAGAGAAGCAATCGGTAGTGAAGGCATATGTAGTTGTAGGAGATGAATTGAAAGAGATTGAATTGAAGCTTGGAGAGATGACAGATGCAGAGCGTGAGATCATCTTGAAGGGATGTTTGATCAATTATTATAGAGGATAA